Genomic DNA from Blattabacterium cuenoti:
AATCTATAGCAATTCCAACATCATCATATGGTTCATAATTAGATAAATGTATTGCTTCCAATATTTTATCTAAAACTTTTTCCGTTCCTATAATATTTGGAGAAAACCCTCCTTCATCTCCTAATCCAGTTGAAAATCCATCTTTGTTTAATAAATATTTTAAATTATAAAAAATACTATGACCTATTTGAAGATATTCTATATAATTATTAGCTTTCATTGGTACAATCATAAATTCTTGAAAAGCTATACATGCATTAGAATGTTTACCTCCATTAATTATATTCATTAAAGGAATTGGTAATACACAAGAATATATTCCTCCAATATATTTATATAATGGTAAATTTAGTTCAATAGCTGCAGCTTTTGTTGCTGCTATAGAAACAGCTAAAATAGAATTAGCTCCCAATATTTTTTTATTTTTTGTACCATCTAAATTTAACATTGTTCTATCAATATTAATTTGATCAAAAACAGATTTTCCAATTAATTCTGGAGCAATAATATTATTTATATTTTTAACAGATTTTTTTACTCCCTTTCCAGAAAAAAAATTATTGTTTTTATCACGTAATTCAAATGCTTCATTTTTTCCTACAGATGCACCAGAAGGTATAGAAGCTCTTCCTAAAGAATTTTTATTTGTAAATAAATCTACTTCTACAGTAGGAAATCCTCTAGAATCTAATATTTGTCTAGCTATAATTTTATTTATTACTCCCATTATCAACTTTTATATTTTTTTTTCTTCTTTTTCTTGTTGTTTTAATTTTTTTAGAATAAAAATTTTCATTAAAATCTACTAATTCAATAAATGATATTATTGAATTATCTCCATTTCTATATCCTGATCTTAGTATTCTAGTATATCCACCTAAACGTTTTCTAACTTTATTAAATGAATCATCAAATAGATTAGAAACAGCTTTTTTGTCTTTTAAATAAAAAAAAGCTCTTCTTCTTGCATGTGTTGTATTAGATTTTGATTTTGTTATAATAGGTTCTATATATTTTCTTAATACCTTAGCCTTTGCTAGTGTAGTAAAAATTCTTTTTTTTTTTATTAAAGAAGAAGCCATATTGGAAAGCATAGATTTTCTATGTTTATTTTTTCTTCCTAAAGAATTTTTTTTATTTCCATGATTCATAAAAAATATTTAAAATATTAAAACATATTATTTTTTTCATTTGTATTTAATTTATAATCAGATGTTTTCATTCCAAAATATAATCCTTTTTCTTTCATTTTTCCTTCTAATTCATCTAAAGATTTTTTTCCAAAATTTCTCATTTTTAACATAGAATTTCTATTACAATTTACTAATTCTTCTATAGTATTTATTGATGCTAATTTTAAACAATTTTTTGTACGAACAGAAAGATCCATTTCGCTTAATTTTGATTTTAATAATGTACGCATTTTTGAAAATTCTTCGTTATATTTTTTTTTATTTCTTTTTATTTTTACTTTTTCTTTTTTGTCTATTTTTTCTGAAGAAAAAATAGATAAATACTGAATTAATATTTTTGAAGCTTCCATTAAAGCTTTTTTAGGTAAAATAGATCCATCTGTTTTTATTTCTAATGATAAATCTTCAAAATCAGTTTTTTGTTTTACACGGCAACTTTCAACTGAATATTTTACATTTACAATTGGTGTAAATATAGAATCTATAGGAATAGTTCCTATTATATAATTTTCTTTTTTATGTTCTTCTGCAGGGACATATCCTCTTCCTTCTTCTATAGTAAAACTTATTTTTAAGTCTAAAAATTCTTCTTTATTACATATAACTAAATCATGATTTAAAATCTGAAATCCTAAAATAAATTTATTTAATATTTTTCCTGTTATTATTTTTTCTTTTTCACTAATAACTACGTTAACAACTTCTTTTTGAGTTCCTGGAATTATTTGTTTTAATCTAATTTTTTTAAAATTTAATACAATTTCAGTTACATCTTCTGCTACCCCTTTTATAGTAGAAAATTCATATTTAACTCCTTCAATTTTAATTGAAGTTACGGCAAACCCTTTTAAAGAACTAAGTAAAACTCTTCTTAATGAATTTCCTAATGTTATTCCATATCCAGGTTCTAATGGTTTTAAATGAAAAATACCTTTTTTATTTGAAAATTCAGTAACTAAAATCTTGTCAGGTTTAACAAAATCTAAAATAGCCATATAAAATTTTTTTTATTCTTTATTTTGAATATAATTCTACAATCAATTGTTCGTTAATATTTTCAGGTATTTGTTTTCTATTTGGAATAGATCTAAATATTCCTATCATATTTTTTTCATCTAAAATTAACCAATCTACTGATATTTTATTTTTTTTATTAATAGAGTCTAATATTACTGGATGATTTTTAGATTTTACCATAATTTTATCTCCTGGTTTTAATCTAAAAGAAGGAATATTAACAACTTTATTATTTACCATAATATGTTGATGAGATACAATTTGACGTGCAGATGGTCTAGAAGGAGAAAAATTTAATCTAAAAACTATATTATCTAAACGTCTTTCACAAGCTTGTAATAATAATTCACCAGTAATTCCTTTTTTTCTAGTAGATTCAAAAAATAAATTTTCAAACTGACGTTCTAATATTCCATAAGTATATTTAGCTTTTTGTTTTTCCATTAATTGAATAAGATATTCTGATCGTTTTGATCTTCTACGACTATTTCCATGATGTCCAGCTGAATATTTTCTTCTATTGAAATATTTATCTTCTCCATAAATACATTCACCAAATCTTCTAGATATTCTAGTTTTAGGACCTGTATATCTTGCCATTATTATAATATTTTATTTTATACTCTTCTCCTTTTAGGAGGTCTACATCCATTATGAGGTAGTGGTGTTATATCTTTAATTACAGTAACTATTATTCCAGAATTACTTAAAGCTCTTATTGCTGCATCTCTTCCAGCTCCAGGTCCTTTTACTTTTACTTCTATTTTTTTTATTCCAGCATTTAATCCTGCTTTTGCTACATTTTCTGCTGTTATCTGAGCAGCATAAGGTGTATTTTTTTTTGATCCCTTAAAATTCATTTTTCCAGCAGAAGACCATGCTATTACATCTCCTTTTTTATTAGTTAAAGTTATAATTATATTATTAAAACTAGATTGAATGTGAGCTTCTCCAACTACGTCAACCAAAACAGATTTCTTTTTTTTTTTATTTTTAGATGATTTACTCATATTTTATAATTTTATTTTGTAACTTTTCTTTTATTTGCTACAGTTTTTTTTCTTCCTTTTCTAGTTCTACAATTATTTTTAGTTTTTTGACCTCTTAATGGTAATCCTTTTCTATGTCTTATTCCTATATAACAATTTATATCTTTTAAACGTTTAATATTAAATTGAATATCAGATCTTAATTCTCCTTCAATTTTTATATTATCAGATATATATTTTCTAATTTTACTAATTTCATCATCAGACCAATCTTTTACTTTTTTATTTTCATTTACATTAACAGAATGTAAAATTTTTTTAGATATGCTTTTTCCAATACCATAAACAGAGGTTAATCCTATAATACCGTTTTTATAATCTGGAATATCTACACCTGAAATCCTAACTGACATAAATTAATGTTTTTATCCTTGTTTTTGTTTAAATCTTGGATTTTTCTTATTAATAATTCGTAATTTTCCTTTTCTAATTACAATTATACAATCACTAGTTCTTTTTTTTAAAGAAGCTCTTATTTTCATAAAATAATTTTTTAAAATTTATTTAATTTAATATCTATAAGTTATTCTTCCCCTTTCTAAATCATAAGAAGACATTTCTAATCTAACTTTATCTCCAGGTAGAATTTTTATATAATGCATTCTCATTTTTCCAGATATATGAGCTTTAACTATACATCCATTTTCTAATTTTACACGAAACATTGCATTTGGAGAAGATTCTATAATAGTACCATCAACTTCAATATGTTTTTGTTTAGCCATTTAAAATAAATTATTAGAAAAAAATTTGTTATTAAATTTTTAATATACAAAAAAAATTACAATTTAGTATATTTAATTCTACGATTTTTCATCATTAAATCATCATAATGATAATTTAATAAATATATATTTATTTGCTGAACAATATCTAATATAACTCCAACAACTATTAATAAAGAAGTTCCTCCATAAAACAATGAAAATCCTTGAGTAATACCTAATCTAAATATTAAAGATGGAAGTATTGATATTATAGATAATAAAATCGATCCAGGAAAAGTAATATAAAATAAAATATAATCTATATATTCAGATGTTTCTTTTCCAGGTTTTATTCCAGGAACATATCCTCCATTTCTTTTTAAATCATCAGCCATTTGATTAACTGGAATAGTAATAGCTGTATAAAAAAATGTAAAAATTATAACAAGTATAGCTATAGTTAGATTATACCATAATCCATAAATATCTTGAAATAAATGAAAAAACTTTTTTATATTAGAATTTTCTATATAATTATAAAAAGTTATTGGAAATAACATAATAGCTTGAGAAAATATTAAAGGCATTACTCCAACTGAATTCATTTTTAATGGAATATACTGATGTTTTTTATTCAATAAAAAATAATTTGATGTTAAAAATGTTTTATAATGAGATACATATTGAACTGGAATTTTTCTAATAGCTTGAATAATAGTTATAGAAAATAAAATAACTAATAACCATAATAAAAATTCTATAAATAAAAATATAATTCCATAATTATCTATTCTTAATTTATAATATATTTCTTTAATTATAGCATCTGGAAGCTTAGATATTATTCCTGACATTATTATTAAGGAAATACCATTTCCTATTCCTATATCTGTAATTTTATCACCTAACCACATTGTAAATAATGTACCAGAAGTTAATGTAAGTATACCTATAATCCAAAATATTATTTTACCATAAAATGAATTAATGTCAATTAAATAAACAGAATTAAAAAAAGAAGAAAATGGAATTAATTGTTTTGTTAGTGATGTAAGATAAACAAATGCTTGAAACATACATATTATTATGGTTAACCATCTTGTAATAAAATTAATTTGTTTTCTACCACTTTCCCCTTCTTTTTGTAGTTTATGTAAATTAGGAATTATTATACACATTAATTGCATTATAATAGAAGAAGAAATATAAGGCATAATTCCTAATGCTAATATAGAAGCTCTATTAAAAGCTCCTCCAGTAAAAGAAGAAAGTATATGAATCAATCCTTTAGATTCTGAATTAAATCTTTCAATAAAATTATTAATTCCTAATGGATTTATTCCAGGAATAGGAATATAAGCTCCAAAACGATATATTAATAATATACTTAAAGTTATTATTATTTTCTTTCGTAATTCTTTTACGTTCCATATGTTATGAATATTTTTAAAAAAATTATTCATAATTATTTTAATTAATATAAATTCTTAATTTTTTTGTTAAAAAAATTAAGAATTTTCTTATTATTTTAATATTGTTTTTCCACCTATTTCATTTATAATTTTTAAAGCTTTTTTGCTAAATCTATATGCATGTATTCTTATAGGAATTTTTAATTTCCCTCTTCCTAAAACTTTTATAGGAATATTTTTATTAATTACTTTTTTTTTAAATAGTAATTCTTTACATATAAGATCATCTTTATTAAGATTATTTTTACTTATACATTTTTGTATTGTATCTAAATTTATTCCAATAATTTTTTTACTTCTTTTTCTAAATCCAAATTTAGGAATCCTTTTATGTAAAGGCATTTGTCCTCCTTCAAATCCTATTTTTCTAGAATATCCAGATCTAGATTTAGCACCTTTATGTCCTCTTCCACATGTTCCTCCTTTTCCACTTCCTTGTCCTCTTCCTAAA
This window encodes:
- the eno gene encoding phosphopyruvate hydratase, yielding MGVINKIIARQILDSRGFPTVEVDLFTNKNSLGRASIPSGASVGKNEAFELRDKNNNFFSGKGVKKSVKNINNIIAPELIGKSVFDQINIDRTMLNLDGTKNKKILGANSILAVSIAATKAAAIELNLPLYKYIGGIYSCVLPIPLMNIINGGKHSNACIAFQEFMIVPMKANNYIEYLQIGHSIFYNLKYLLNKDGFSTGLGDEGGFSPNIIGTEKVLDKILEAIHLSNYEPYDDVGIAIDCASSEFYDKDKYDYSKFEKNTEISSIKSREDHAQYLSFLINKYPIISIEDGMAQNDWKGWKILTNEIGDQVQLVGDDLFVTQVDKLKYGIERRIANSILIKLNQVGTLTETIETINFAKNNKYQNIISHRSGDTEDSFISNLSVAFNIKQIKTGSICRSERNSKYNELLRIEELIGKNSICPSWIQ
- the rplQ gene encoding 50S ribosomal protein L17, with product MNHGNKKNSLGRKNKHRKSMLSNMASSLIKKKRIFTTLAKAKVLRKYIEPIITKSKSNTTHARRRAFFYLKDKKAVSNLFDDSFNKVRKRLGGYTRILRSGYRNGDNSIISFIELVDFNENFYSKKIKTTRKRRKKNIKVDNGSNK
- a CDS encoding DNA-directed RNA polymerase subunit alpha, with product MAILDFVKPDKILVTEFSNKKGIFHLKPLEPGYGITLGNSLRRVLLSSLKGFAVTSIKIEGVKYEFSTIKGVAEDVTEIVLNFKKIRLKQIIPGTQKEVVNVVISEKEKIITGKILNKFILGFQILNHDLVICNKEEFLDLKISFTIEEGRGYVPAEEHKKENYIIGTIPIDSIFTPIVNVKYSVESCRVKQKTDFEDLSLEIKTDGSILPKKALMEASKILIQYLSIFSSEKIDKKEKVKIKRNKKKYNEEFSKMRTLLKSKLSEMDLSVRTKNCLKLASINTIEELVNCNRNSMLKMRNFGKKSLDELEGKMKEKGLYFGMKTSDYKLNTNEKNNMF
- the rpsD gene encoding 30S ribosomal protein S4, whose translation is MARYTGPKTRISRRFGECIYGEDKYFNRRKYSAGHHGNSRRRSKRSEYLIQLMEKQKAKYTYGILERQFENLFFESTRKKGITGELLLQACERRLDNIVFRLNFSPSRPSARQIVSHQHIMVNNKVVNIPSFRLKPGDKIMVKSKNHPVILDSINKKNKISVDWLILDEKNMIGIFRSIPNRKQIPENINEQLIVELYSK
- the rpsK gene encoding 30S ribosomal protein S11, producing the protein MSKSSKNKKKKKSVLVDVVGEAHIQSSFNNIIITLTNKKGDVIAWSSAGKMNFKGSKKNTPYAAQITAENVAKAGLNAGIKKIEVKVKGPGAGRDAAIRALSNSGIIVTVIKDITPLPHNGCRPPKRRRV
- the rpsM gene encoding 30S ribosomal protein S13, which codes for MSVRISGVDIPDYKNGIIGLTSVYGIGKSISKKILHSVNVNENKKVKDWSDDEISKIRKYISDNIKIEGELRSDIQFNIKRLKDINCYIGIRHRKGLPLRGQKTKNNCRTRKGRKKTVANKRKVTK
- the rpmJ gene encoding 50S ribosomal protein L36 encodes the protein MKIRASLKKRTSDCIIVIRKGKLRIINKKNPRFKQKQG
- the infA gene encoding translation initiation factor IF-1 — its product is MAKQKHIEVDGTIIESSPNAMFRVKLENGCIVKAHISGKMRMHYIKILPGDKVRLEMSSYDLERGRITYRY
- the secY gene encoding preprotein translocase subunit SecY → MNNFFKNIHNIWNVKELRKKIIITLSILLIYRFGAYIPIPGINPLGINNFIERFNSESKGLIHILSSFTGGAFNRASILALGIMPYISSSIIMQLMCIIIPNLHKLQKEGESGRKQINFITRWLTIIICMFQAFVYLTSLTKQLIPFSSFFNSVYLIDINSFYGKIIFWIIGILTLTSGTLFTMWLGDKITDIGIGNGISLIIMSGIISKLPDAIIKEIYYKLRIDNYGIIFLFIEFLLWLLVILFSITIIQAIRKIPVQYVSHYKTFLTSNYFLLNKKHQYIPLKMNSVGVMPLIFSQAIMLFPITFYNYIENSNIKKFFHLFQDIYGLWYNLTIAILVIIFTFFYTAITIPVNQMADDLKRNGGYVPGIKPGKETSEYIDYILFYITFPGSILLSIISILPSLIFRLGITQGFSLFYGGTSLLIVVGVILDIVQQINIYLLNYHYDDLMMKNRRIKYTKL
- the rplO gene encoding 50S ribosomal protein L15, whose product is MNKLRKKKNKIRLGRGQGSGKGGTCGRGHKGAKSRSGYSRKIGFEGGQMPLHKRIPKFGFRKRSKKIIGINLDTIQKCISKNNLNKDDLICKELLFKKKVINKNIPIKVLGRGKLKIPIRIHAYRFSKKALKIINEIGGKTILK